From the genome of Syntrophobacterales bacterium, one region includes:
- a CDS encoding TetR/AcrR family transcriptional regulator, with protein sequence MGLEDRRKRERENRKGSIIKVARKLFLEKGFKSVTVESIARKAELSKGAIYLHYSSKEEIYAHIVLSDLGKFNDRFSGLVQKPPNASQALFKFADIYVDFFLNEREFFRNLMNFMIRATGMNFPDELYEESIKTMNKTIDIVEEIFAYGIAQGEFPGTMNLRQNRNALWGMLNGIISLYIFTGNEEKRDDVIRSTVKMGMETFVSGLKSAEESV encoded by the coding sequence GTGGGACTCGAAGACCGCAGAAAAAGGGAACGGGAGAACCGCAAGGGTTCGATTATAAAGGTAGCTCGTAAACTATTTTTGGAAAAAGGGTTCAAATCCGTTACCGTTGAGAGCATTGCCCGCAAGGCTGAACTCAGCAAGGGCGCCATTTACCTGCATTACAGCAGCAAGGAAGAGATTTATGCCCATATCGTGCTGAGCGATCTGGGAAAATTTAACGACCGGTTTTCAGGCCTGGTGCAAAAACCGCCAAACGCATCCCAGGCGCTTTTCAAATTTGCGGACATTTACGTCGATTTTTTCCTCAATGAACGGGAATTCTTCCGTAACCTGATGAACTTCATGATCCGCGCTACCGGCATGAATTTTCCGGATGAGCTGTATGAAGAATCCATAAAAACCATGAACAAAACTATCGATATAGTAGAAGAAATATTTGCATACGGCATCGCGCAGGGTGAATTTCCCGGGACGATGAATCTTCGCCAGAACAGGAATGCCCTTTGGGGAATGCTGAACGGCATAATCTCGCTGTACATTTTTACAGGCAATGAGGAGAAGCGGGACGATGTGATCCGGAGCACCGTAAAAATGGGCATGGAAACATTTGTTAGTGGTCTTAAAAGTGCGGAGGAGTCGGTTTAA
- a CDS encoding LapA family protein, whose protein sequence is MNVIYTVIGAIIVLFLVTFALDNMVSIRLSYYGYFERWLPTYLLIFLSFLIGVIFTGILGIVERFRMTRTINRLNKTIRDLHREIKVKDSTSSPPYAEMPEKPELTDNVKTP, encoded by the coding sequence ATGAATGTTATCTATACCGTCATCGGGGCGATTATTGTCTTGTTTCTCGTTACCTTTGCGCTGGACAACATGGTTTCGATAAGATTGAGTTACTACGGGTACTTCGAACGCTGGTTGCCTACGTATCTCTTAATTTTTCTCTCTTTTCTGATAGGCGTTATCTTTACCGGGATTCTCGGAATCGTGGAGAGATTCCGCATGACGCGCACGATAAACCGTCTCAACAAGACGATCCGGGATCTGCATCGGGAAATAAAGGTTAAGGACAGCACCTCTTCCCCGCCCTATGCGGAGATGCCAGAGAAACCGGAATTGACGGACAACGTAAAGACTCCCTGA
- a CDS encoding HIT domain-containing protein: MEVIFAPWREAYIKGPKPTGCVLCRDSSRDEELVVYEGRTVYVMVNRYPYTGGHLMVVPFRHLRSLTDIRQEERSEIFSLVDISVQVLKEAMKPEGFNIGMNLGKAAGAGIDDHLHCHIVPRWAGDTNFTTVIGDIRVIPADVFATARELRPYFNQFKLGDNR; encoded by the coding sequence ATGGAGGTAATTTTCGCTCCGTGGCGAGAGGCCTATATAAAAGGCCCCAAGCCCACCGGTTGCGTTTTGTGCCGCGATTCCTCGCGCGACGAAGAACTTGTCGTTTATGAGGGCAGGACCGTGTACGTAATGGTTAACAGGTATCCTTACACAGGCGGTCATCTGATGGTTGTGCCGTTTCGCCATTTGAGGAGCTTGACGGATATCCGGCAAGAAGAACGGTCGGAGATATTTTCGCTTGTTGATATTTCCGTCCAGGTATTGAAGGAGGCGATGAAACCGGAGGGATTCAATATCGGGATGAATCTGGGAAAGGCCGCCGGTGCCGGTATTGACGATCATCTCCATTGCCACATCGTTCCGCGCTGGGCCGGGGATACAAATTTCACGACCGTAATCGGCGATATCCGCGTGATCCCTGCGGACGTTTTTGCAACTGCCCGGGAACTTAGGCCATATTTTAATCAATTTAAACTGGGGGACAACAGATGA
- a CDS encoding GAF domain-containing protein, whose amino-acid sequence MPNASFDSLFYIVSSLLGFLVLSGIAVVSVLRGGGGRPNILFSGICLLGALLNADVALVSILPDEQLALYLDRAVHLLFVFSVPVYISFVHAFLNITSRRWLEKTAWLLSAAFLTIVPTSLYINGFNYYFFGRIARGGPLFYCFSAVTAFTVLYCLTVLYGALKRTADNAHKNRIKYILGGLGFSSFLLFFTILPVMGLPVYPLGNFSFIPALFLAFGVLKYDLLDIGVLIRKGVAYFALTGILTALYVILIFLFNSFFIATFGGNSFVLSLLLALVIVLLFSPLRELVQKWIDRIFFRGSYDYHGLLKKISGQLASLLTQEQIKELLINEIREAMRVERVLLIIKEGSSYKIFGSLEAQKTTEENFRELELLDGILQKSKLPITKGATAGKIADKNTRNTLIHLFDCLGVTLAIPLPAREGAAGMIFLGQKKSGELFVDEDLEILTTIANQAATAIENASSYEALQSFNRDLEKKVQERTAALQTALSDMEKAEQQLIRSESLAAIGQLVAGAAHELNNPLAGAMSLVQSSVATIAEGELTADDRQGIIDDLRFAIAELRRSAGIICSLLDLSRQTQTYVEPVEMNRVIDDALRVLYNQYKNTPVTIEKRYEEELPPVEGNFANLGQVMINVIQNALQSLPEGKGQIILTTSCQKRTDKVFIECADNGAGIPAAVLNDIFKPFFTTKAVGRGTGLGLYISHEIIRRHDGRIDVESEAGKGTVIKIEIPCRRRAA is encoded by the coding sequence ATGCCAAATGCCTCCTTTGACTCTCTTTTTTATATCGTTTCCTCCCTGCTGGGCTTTCTTGTTTTGTCGGGCATAGCCGTGGTTTCTGTTTTGCGGGGCGGGGGGGGACGGCCTAATATCCTGTTTTCCGGAATCTGCCTGCTGGGCGCCCTGCTTAATGCCGACGTTGCCCTCGTTTCGATTTTGCCCGACGAACAACTTGCCCTTTATCTAGACAGAGCTGTTCATCTTCTCTTCGTTTTTAGCGTTCCTGTATATATCAGTTTTGTCCATGCGTTTTTGAACATTACCTCGCGCCGCTGGCTGGAGAAGACGGCCTGGCTGTTGAGCGCTGCGTTTTTGACGATTGTTCCAACCAGTCTTTATATAAACGGTTTCAATTACTATTTTTTCGGCAGGATTGCCCGCGGCGGCCCTCTGTTTTACTGTTTTTCCGCGGTAACAGCGTTCACGGTTTTGTACTGTCTCACCGTGCTGTACGGCGCTTTGAAGCGCACTGCCGACAATGCGCATAAAAACCGGATCAAGTATATTTTGGGAGGCCTTGGGTTTTCGTCTTTCCTGCTCTTTTTTACAATTCTTCCGGTAATGGGTCTCCCCGTTTATCCGCTCGGAAATTTCAGTTTCATACCGGCGCTGTTTTTGGCATTTGGGGTTTTGAAGTACGACCTGCTGGACATTGGCGTCCTGATTCGCAAGGGCGTCGCCTATTTCGCATTAACCGGAATTCTTACCGCCCTTTACGTAATTCTCATCTTTCTTTTCAACTCATTTTTTATCGCCACGTTCGGGGGGAACTCCTTTGTTCTTTCCCTGCTGCTGGCGCTGGTCATCGTCCTTTTATTCAGCCCCCTTCGGGAACTGGTGCAAAAGTGGATTGACCGCATCTTCTTTCGAGGAAGTTACGATTATCATGGGCTTCTCAAAAAGATCAGCGGTCAATTGGCGTCACTACTCACTCAAGAGCAGATAAAGGAGCTGCTCATCAATGAAATCAGGGAGGCAATGCGGGTAGAAAGGGTTTTGTTGATCATTAAGGAGGGCAGCTCCTATAAAATATTTGGTTCATTGGAGGCTCAAAAAACAACGGAGGAAAATTTTCGGGAGCTTGAATTGCTGGATGGTATTTTGCAGAAAAGTAAATTGCCAATTACAAAAGGAGCAACGGCAGGGAAAATTGCCGATAAAAACACCAGGAATACGTTGATTCACCTTTTTGATTGCCTCGGAGTGACGCTGGCAATTCCTTTGCCGGCACGGGAAGGAGCGGCCGGGATGATCTTTCTTGGCCAGAAAAAATCCGGCGAACTTTTTGTCGATGAAGATCTGGAAATTCTGACGACGATAGCGAATCAGGCGGCAACTGCCATTGAAAATGCAAGCAGTTATGAGGCGCTCCAGTCGTTCAATCGCGATCTTGAAAAAAAGGTGCAGGAAAGAACCGCCGCTCTGCAGACGGCTCTCTCCGACATGGAAAAGGCGGAACAGCAGTTGATCCGGTCGGAGAGTCTTGCCGCGATCGGGCAGCTTGTGGCCGGCGCGGCGCACGAACTTAACAATCCGCTTGCCGGGGCTATGAGTCTCGTGCAATCGAGCGTTGCGACCATTGCTGAGGGGGAACTTACCGCGGACGACAGGCAGGGGATCATCGATGATCTGCGTTTTGCTATTGCGGAGCTGCGGCGTTCGGCAGGAATTATTTGCAGTCTCCTTGATCTGTCGAGACAGACCCAGACATACGTGGAACCTGTGGAGATGAACAGGGTGATTGACGACGCGCTCCGGGTTCTCTATAACCAGTATAAAAACACTCCGGTAACAATTGAAAAGAGATATGAGGAAGAGTTGCCCCCCGTTGAGGGAAATTTCGCTAATCTTGGCCAGGTCATGATCAATGTCATCCAGAATGCGCTGCAGTCTTTACCGGAAGGCAAAGGACAGATCATCCTGACTACAAGCTGCCAAAAGCGGACCGACAAAGTTTTTATTGAATGCGCCGACAATGGCGCCGGCATTCCGGCGGCTGTTCTCAACGATATTTTCAAACCGTTTTTCACGACCAAGGCGGTGGGTCGGGGCACCGGTCTCGGGCTTTATATCTCCCATGAGATAATCAGGCGGCATGACGGTCGGATTGATGTAGAAAGTGAAGCAGGGAAGGGAACCGTAATAAAAATTGAAATCCCCTGTCGCAGGAGGGCAGCATGA
- a CDS encoding response regulator codes for MSGLMVVDDEEGVRRSLKRVLERDGYEVVLAQNGDEAISIIRNNGKNIETVISDYRMPGIDGLETLIEIGRINMDITRIMLTGYATMASAIEAVNEGIDGFLTKPFENDDLKAKVREYTIKKRLKQFVSEQVMNELQRDGGALLPRRLDVSVLFTDIRGFTALSEKFDPAELSVLLNHHYFTPIDNIIFRHQGTVDKHIGDSVMGIFGAPLRGDNDPLGAVSAALEIQEKIVAINQEINEVKQHLDVGIGIATGEAMAGIFGSPRKKEYTVFGAAVNLASRLENMAAAGEILICENTMHCVEDRIVVENIPSALIRGLSLSPAVYRVLSCK; via the coding sequence ATGAGTGGTTTGATGGTTGTTGACGATGAGGAGGGGGTGCGCCGCTCCCTGAAGAGGGTTCTGGAACGTGACGGTTATGAGGTAGTCCTGGCCCAAAACGGCGATGAGGCAATTTCCATTATTCGCAATAACGGCAAAAACATCGAAACGGTCATTTCCGATTACCGGATGCCCGGCATTGACGGACTGGAAACCCTGATCGAAATAGGCCGCATCAATATGGATATTACGAGAATCATGCTCACCGGCTACGCGACTATGGCGAGCGCCATTGAGGCGGTCAACGAGGGAATTGACGGTTTTCTGACCAAGCCGTTTGAAAACGATGATTTGAAGGCAAAAGTAAGGGAATACACAATTAAAAAGAGGCTCAAGCAGTTCGTTTCCGAGCAGGTTATGAATGAATTGCAGAGAGATGGTGGCGCTCTTTTGCCAAGGCGTCTGGACGTCAGTGTGCTTTTTACCGACATTCGCGGTTTTACGGCGCTTTCGGAAAAATTTGATCCCGCGGAACTTTCAGTTCTTCTCAATCATCACTATTTCACCCCGATCGACAACATTATTTTCCGTCATCAAGGAACAGTTGATAAACATATCGGGGACAGCGTCATGGGAATATTCGGGGCGCCTCTCAGGGGCGACAACGATCCTTTGGGCGCCGTTTCAGCCGCTCTGGAGATTCAGGAGAAGATTGTGGCGATAAACCAGGAAATCAATGAAGTGAAACAACATCTGGATGTCGGAATCGGCATAGCCACCGGGGAGGCAATGGCGGGAATTTTCGGATCACCGCGGAAGAAAGAGTACACCGTCTTCGGGGCAGCGGTAAATCTTGCCTCACGGCTGGAAAACATGGCCGCGGCGGGCGAAATACTGATTTGCGAAAACACCATGCACTGCGTTGAGGATCGCATCGTTGTTGAAAATATTCCCTCCGCCTTGATACGCGGGCTTTCCCTTTCTCCGGCTGTTTACCGGGTATTGTCCTGCAAATGA